A genome region from Chlorogloeopsis sp. ULAP01 includes the following:
- the pruA gene encoding L-glutamate gamma-semialdehyde dehydrogenase — translation MVLQVQTSTYEARTQEIARQLLAATQENRNFFSALRDQMRWDDKLLAWAMSNPGLRVQLFRFIDTLPALRSKPEIAAHLQEYLGDESVELPAALKGMLNFANPDSMPGQVAATTVATAVETLAHKYIAGENIKQALKTIERLRKEKMAFTVDLLGEAVITEAEAQSYLERYVDLMQQLQEASQNWTNVPLIDEANGEALPKVQVSVKLTAFYSQFDPLDAQGSEERVSSRIRILLRRAQELGVAVHFDMEQYAYKDITFSILKKLLMEEEFRTRTDIGMTIQAYLRDSEQDARELINWANQRGYPITIRLVKGAYWDQETIKAAQKHWPQPVYNDKAATDVNFEKITQLLLENHSYVYSAIGSHNVRSQAHAIAIAQTLKVPNRCFEMQVLYGMGDKLAKALVDRGYRVRVYCPYGELLPGMAYLIRRLLENTANSSFLRQNLENRPIEELLAPPTIGQGDKETRGQGDGKVSPSPTSPISHSSSFIGAADTDYAEAEAKKKSQQAFQNVRQQFGRTYLPLLNGKYIQTQEIIDSLNPSNFSEVIGKVGLISVEQAEEAMQAAKAAFPSWRKTPVSQRAGILRKAADLMEQRRAELSAWIVLEVGKPVREADAEVSEAIDFCRYYATEMERLDQGYNYDVAGEINRYIYQPRGIAVVISPWNFPLAIATGMTVAALVAGNCTLLKPAETSSVIAAKLTEILVEAGIPQGVFQYVPGKGSQVGAYLVSHPDTHMIVFTGSQEVGCKIYAEAATLKPLQRHMKRVIAEMGGKNTIIVDESADLDQAVVGVVQSAFGYSGQKCSACSRVVVLEPIYDTFVQRFVEATKSLNIGAAELPGTTVGPVIDANARDRIREYIQKGKAEAKVVLELPAPDHGYFIGPVIFKDVSPNAIIAQQEIFGPVVAVIKAKNFQEALSIANDTNYALTGGLYSRTPSHIQKAQEDFEVGNLYINRTITGAIVARQPFGGFKLSGVGSKAGGPDYLLQFLEPRTVTENIQRQGFAPIEGAE, via the coding sequence GTGGTTTTACAAGTACAAACAAGCACCTACGAAGCAAGAACCCAAGAAATTGCTAGACAGTTGCTTGCTGCGACACAGGAAAACCGTAATTTCTTCTCGGCATTGCGCGATCAGATGCGCTGGGATGATAAATTACTGGCTTGGGCAATGAGCAATCCTGGGTTGCGAGTGCAGCTATTTCGCTTTATTGATACTTTACCTGCTTTACGCAGTAAGCCAGAAATTGCCGCTCATTTACAAGAATATTTAGGTGACGAATCGGTAGAATTACCCGCAGCTTTGAAGGGGATGCTAAACTTTGCTAACCCTGATTCTATGCCGGGGCAAGTCGCTGCTACCACCGTTGCCACAGCAGTTGAAACATTAGCTCATAAATATATTGCTGGAGAAAATATTAAACAGGCGCTAAAGACAATAGAACGACTGCGTAAGGAAAAAATGGCTTTCACTGTAGATTTATTAGGTGAAGCAGTAATTACCGAAGCAGAAGCTCAATCTTATTTAGAACGCTATGTAGATTTGATGCAACAATTACAAGAAGCATCACAAAATTGGACAAATGTACCGCTAATCGATGAAGCAAACGGCGAAGCGCTCCCAAAAGTTCAGGTTTCTGTAAAATTAACGGCGTTTTATTCTCAATTCGATCCGTTGGATGCCCAAGGAAGTGAAGAAAGGGTAAGCTCGCGTATCCGCATCCTTCTGCGACGTGCTCAAGAATTAGGCGTTGCTGTTCACTTTGATATGGAGCAGTATGCCTATAAAGATATCACTTTCAGCATCCTGAAAAAACTCTTAATGGAAGAAGAGTTTCGCACACGTACAGATATCGGCATGACTATTCAGGCATATCTGCGCGACAGCGAACAAGATGCGCGAGAATTAATAAATTGGGCAAATCAGCGTGGTTATCCGATTACTATTCGCTTGGTAAAAGGCGCGTATTGGGATCAGGAAACCATCAAAGCAGCGCAAAAACATTGGCCACAGCCAGTTTACAATGACAAAGCAGCGACAGACGTAAATTTTGAGAAGATTACTCAATTATTGTTAGAGAATCATTCATATGTATACTCTGCCATTGGTAGCCATAATGTGCGATCGCAAGCCCATGCGATCGCGATCGCCCAAACCCTAAAAGTTCCCAATCGTTGCTTTGAAATGCAAGTCCTCTACGGAATGGGCGATAAACTAGCTAAAGCCCTAGTAGATCGAGGTTATCGTGTTCGTGTTTACTGTCCCTATGGCGAACTCTTACCAGGGATGGCTTACCTGATTCGTCGCTTGTTAGAGAATACCGCGAATAGTTCCTTCTTGCGCCAAAATTTAGAAAATCGTCCCATTGAAGAACTACTCGCACCTCCTACTATAGGACAAGGGGACAAGGAGACAAGGGGACAAGGGGATGGAAAAGTCTCCCCTTCTCCCACTTCTCCCATCTCCCACTCCTCCTCCTTCATTGGTGCGGCAGATACAGATTATGCTGAAGCGGAAGCGAAAAAGAAATCTCAACAAGCTTTCCAAAATGTTCGTCAGCAATTTGGTAGAACCTATCTCCCCCTACTAAATGGTAAGTACATCCAAACTCAAGAAATTATTGATTCTCTTAACCCCTCCAATTTCAGTGAAGTAATTGGTAAAGTTGGACTTATCTCTGTTGAACAAGCAGAAGAAGCGATGCAAGCTGCCAAAGCCGCATTTCCGAGTTGGCGTAAAACACCCGTTAGCCAACGCGCTGGTATTTTGCGAAAAGCCGCCGATTTAATGGAACAACGCCGCGCCGAATTAAGTGCCTGGATCGTTTTAGAAGTCGGGAAACCAGTGCGGGAAGCAGATGCAGAAGTTTCTGAGGCGATAGATTTCTGCCGCTATTACGCCACTGAGATGGAAAGGCTCGACCAAGGTTATAATTACGACGTAGCTGGCGAGATAAATCGTTATATCTACCAACCGCGTGGCATTGCTGTGGTAATTTCTCCTTGGAATTTTCCGCTAGCGATCGCAACAGGAATGACAGTTGCAGCTTTAGTTGCTGGTAATTGTACTCTACTCAAACCGGCGGAAACATCTTCAGTCATTGCAGCCAAACTCACAGAAATCTTAGTAGAAGCTGGAATTCCACAAGGTGTATTTCAATACGTTCCTGGTAAGGGTTCCCAAGTTGGTGCATATCTGGTGAGTCATCCTGATACTCATATGATTGTCTTTACTGGCTCCCAAGAGGTTGGTTGTAAAATTTACGCTGAAGCAGCAACTCTCAAACCTCTGCAACGGCACATGAAGCGAGTGATTGCCGAAATGGGCGGCAAGAATACGATTATAGTAGATGAAAGTGCCGACTTAGACCAAGCTGTCGTGGGTGTCGTGCAATCAGCTTTTGGTTACAGTGGGCAAAAATGTTCTGCTTGTTCGCGAGTAGTAGTTCTAGAACCGATTTATGATACCTTTGTGCAACGGTTTGTAGAAGCGACAAAATCACTTAACATAGGAGCAGCAGAGTTACCTGGCACTACTGTGGGACCTGTGATTGATGCTAATGCTCGCGATCGCATCCGTGAGTATATACAAAAGGGCAAGGCAGAAGCAAAAGTAGTTTTAGAATTGCCAGCACCAGATCATGGGTATTTTATCGGCCCTGTCATCTTTAAAGATGTATCACCAAATGCTATTATTGCCCAACAAGAAATTTTTGGCCCTGTTGTGGCAGTAATTAAGGCAAAAAATTTCCAAGAAGCGCTCTCAATTGCCAATGATACTAATTATGCTTTAACAGGAGGGCTTTACTCTAGAACTCCTTCACACATCCAAAAAGCGCAGGAAGACTTTGAGGTTGGAAACTTGTACATTAACCGTACAATTACGGGCGCTATAGTTGCACGTCAACCTTTTGGTGGTTTCAAGCTTTCTGGAGTTGGTTCCAAAGCAGGAGGCCCCGACTACTTGCTACAATTTCTAGAACCGCGTACTGTAACGGAAAATATTCAACGACAAGGTTTTGCTCCGATTGAAGGGGCAGAATAA
- a CDS encoding GNAT family N-acetyltransferase — protein MSDLIIKLADYQEDFPKSEEIRRIVFQEGQGVDSDLDFDGDDEISEQLIAYLNDEVVGTARIRYLNAQTAKIERLAVLPIARGQGFGKKIMEKALLVIASKNIPEVVIHAQEYVKGLHQQLGFQEEGEVFEEAGIRHVKMKKYLNC, from the coding sequence ATGAGTGATTTAATTATTAAATTGGCTGATTATCAGGAAGATTTTCCGAAAAGTGAGGAAATTAGAAGGATAGTTTTTCAAGAGGGGCAAGGAGTAGATTCAGATTTGGATTTTGATGGTGATGATGAAATTTCTGAGCAATTAATTGCTTATTTAAATGACGAAGTAGTAGGAACTGCTAGGATTAGATACTTGAATGCTCAGACTGCAAAGATAGAAAGATTAGCCGTTTTGCCAATAGCTAGAGGACAAGGTTTTGGCAAGAAAATTATGGAAAAAGCACTTTTAGTAATAGCTAGTAAAAATATTCCAGAAGTTGTAATTCATGCTCAAGAGTATGTAAAGGGTTTGCATCAACAACTAGGTTTTCAAGAAGAAGGAGAAGTATTTGAAGAAGCTGGAATTCGTCATGTGAAAATGAAGAAATATTTGAATTGTTAG
- a CDS encoding SDR family oxidoreductase codes for MTILITGATGNIGGEVVNHLVQQKLPLRALVRDRHKASQLEAQGIELALGDFSQPDTLDAALQGIEKAFLVMPNHPHQVDLESNFIDAAQKAGVRHVVKLSVMGAGELPSTFQTWHRQIEEHLEDSGMSWTHLRPNMLMQNMRWFTQTIAQNGAFYNCVGNTKISHVDARDVAEVAAICLAETGNENKSYVLTGGKAITFDEIAAIFAKALGRAVSYVDLPPADLKAARLTNGEPEWYLDAELELFTCWKQGAGTAVTQAIPDLTHHSATTYEAFAQYYAQTRAQDFFSGS; via the coding sequence ATGACTATTCTCATCACTGGGGCAACTGGAAATATTGGTGGCGAAGTTGTCAACCATCTCGTTCAGCAGAAATTGCCGCTCCGAGCGTTAGTGCGCGATCGCCATAAAGCTTCCCAGCTTGAAGCACAAGGCATCGAACTGGCGCTGGGAGATTTCAGTCAACCGGATACTCTGGATGCAGCACTCCAAGGAATCGAAAAGGCATTTCTTGTCATGCCCAATCATCCCCATCAAGTTGATTTGGAATCAAATTTTATTGATGCAGCTCAAAAAGCAGGAGTTCGACACGTTGTGAAACTATCTGTCATGGGCGCGGGTGAGTTGCCAAGTACGTTCCAGACGTGGCATCGACAGATCGAAGAACATCTTGAAGATTCTGGCATGAGTTGGACGCATCTGCGCCCCAATATGCTGATGCAAAATATGCGCTGGTTTACTCAAACGATTGCCCAGAATGGAGCCTTTTACAATTGCGTTGGCAACACCAAAATCTCTCACGTTGATGCGCGGGATGTGGCTGAGGTGGCTGCAATTTGTCTAGCCGAAACAGGAAATGAAAATAAAAGCTATGTTCTGACTGGAGGAAAAGCGATTACATTTGATGAAATCGCTGCTATTTTTGCCAAAGCACTAGGTAGAGCGGTGAGTTATGTCGATCTTCCCCCCGCAGATCTCAAAGCCGCACGGCTGACAAATGGAGAGCCAGAGTGGTATTTAGATGCCGAATTGGAATTATTTACTTGTTGGAAACAGGGTGCAGGTACGGCAGTGACTCAGGCGATTCCAGATCTCACACACCATTCAGCCACAACTTACGAAGCGTTTGCTCAATACTATGCTCAAACCCGCGCCCAAGATTTCTTTTCAGGGAGTTAA
- a CDS encoding PAS domain S-box protein has product MVECKESEQTAKAVAESQEIMNIGEEVQPFKGWEESPPVDLGQGVMGNSRFSMPTKLQSIDELSLKGLALSASKNIESRFHCLSQTTVECLIIDDNGIILDANLIVTKMTGDEITKLTSKKSFDLLTATSPQLIRKHILFGYEKPYQVIVVKKDGSTVAVEMQSKIIPYQGQNIQVLAIRDITERKQKEEILQRRENFLRKQNQILVQIAKSKTLQQGNLHIALREITEATAQTVEVKRVSVWLYNSERSKIECVDLYDATTHCHSSGMTFWKANFPVFFQALEQERSIAAHDAFDDNRTQELSEPYLFVFGIASLLVAPIWLGGVLVGAVCHEHIGYIRQWTLEEENFAGTIADFIGLAIEASERNTAQETLRYSEAQFRAIFECSSVGIGLVDMKAQIVDTNPALCKILGYSREKLCGSSFADYIVKQEGDLELYQQLMLGIRDRLEMERRFVHQDGRLVWTQLSVSLISSPNGEPQYFLTMIEDITERKQTELKLCESKEAAEAGSRAKSEFLATMSHELRTPLNAIMGLSQLLQQEMAGCLNDKQKEYINCIYSSGEHLLALINDILDLSKVEAGKEELLLSELPVQELCAHVVSTVRDRAEKKGLQLITEIDKQADICIADERRIKQMLLNLFTNAIKFTPAGRVSLEVRKISLGITFTVSDTGIGIAPSHFKFLFEPFKQLDSRLSRQYEGTGLGLALTRKLARLHGGDVTVESTLGKGSRFTIFLPNQLHQESEETGMLTSAHTN; this is encoded by the coding sequence ATGGTGGAGTGTAAGGAAAGCGAGCAAACTGCGAAAGCAGTGGCTGAAAGCCAAGAAATTATGAACATCGGCGAAGAAGTTCAACCCTTTAAAGGTTGGGAGGAATCGCCGCCCGTTGATTTAGGGCAAGGGGTAATGGGCAACTCTCGATTCTCTATGCCCACAAAACTTCAGTCAATAGATGAGCTTAGTTTGAAAGGACTTGCATTGTCTGCCTCAAAAAATATTGAATCTCGATTTCATTGTCTATCACAGACAACTGTTGAATGCTTGATTATAGACGACAATGGAATTATTTTAGACGCCAATCTAATAGTTACAAAAATGACTGGTGATGAAATTACAAAGCTTACTAGTAAAAAAAGCTTTGATTTGCTAACAGCAACATCACCACAGTTAATCAGAAAACATATTCTTTTCGGGTACGAAAAACCGTATCAAGTAATTGTAGTTAAAAAAGACGGTTCTACTGTTGCGGTGGAAATGCAAAGCAAAATCATTCCTTACCAAGGGCAAAACATACAGGTATTAGCAATTAGAGATATTACAGAACGCAAGCAAAAAGAAGAGATTTTGCAAAGAAGGGAAAATTTTCTACGAAAACAGAACCAAATTCTAGTACAGATAGCCAAAAGCAAGACATTGCAGCAAGGTAATCTACACATAGCATTGAGGGAAATAACAGAAGCCACAGCCCAAACTGTAGAGGTTAAACGAGTCAGTGTATGGTTATATAATTCAGAGCGCTCAAAAATAGAATGTGTCGATTTGTACGATGCTACAACACACTGTCATAGCTCTGGCATGACGTTTTGGAAAGCCAATTTTCCTGTGTTTTTTCAGGCTTTAGAGCAAGAACGTAGTATTGCTGCACACGATGCCTTTGATGACAACAGAACCCAAGAACTATCTGAGCCTTATCTTTTTGTATTTGGCATTGCATCTTTGTTGGTTGCACCTATTTGGTTGGGAGGTGTTTTAGTAGGGGCGGTGTGTCACGAACACATCGGTTATATTCGCCAATGGACATTGGAGGAAGAGAACTTCGCTGGCACAATTGCAGATTTTATTGGATTAGCAATAGAAGCGAGCGAACGCAATACAGCACAAGAAACACTACGATATAGTGAGGCACAATTTCGGGCAATTTTTGAGTGTTCGTCTGTCGGTATCGGATTGGTAGATATGAAAGCACAGATTGTAGATACCAATCCAGCGCTGTGTAAAATACTGGGCTACAGTCGGGAAAAATTATGCGGTAGTAGCTTTGCAGATTATATTGTCAAGCAAGAGGGAGATTTAGAACTTTATCAACAACTAATGTTGGGAATTCGCGATCGCCTGGAAATGGAGAGGCGCTTTGTGCATCAAGATGGTAGATTAGTTTGGACTCAGTTGAGTGTTTCTTTAATTTCCAGTCCAAATGGCGAACCTCAATATTTTCTCACCATGATTGAGGATATTACCGAGCGCAAACAAACAGAGTTAAAACTATGTGAAAGTAAAGAAGCAGCAGAAGCTGGAAGTCGAGCAAAAAGTGAATTTTTGGCAACTATGAGTCATGAGTTGCGAACACCTCTGAATGCAATTATGGGTTTGTCTCAGCTGCTGCAACAAGAAATGGCTGGTTGTCTTAACGACAAGCAGAAAGAGTACATTAATTGTATTTACAGTAGTGGCGAACACTTACTAGCACTGATTAACGATATTCTCGATTTGTCAAAAGTGGAAGCTGGCAAAGAAGAACTGTTACTATCTGAGTTGCCAGTACAAGAATTGTGTGCTCATGTTGTGTCTACTGTACGCGATCGCGCTGAAAAAAAGGGATTGCAACTAATAACTGAAATTGATAAACAAGCAGATATTTGCATTGCCGATGAACGACGCATCAAGCAAATGCTGCTCAATCTATTTACAAATGCAATTAAATTTACTCCTGCGGGTAGAGTATCTTTAGAAGTTAGAAAAATATCTTTAGGTATAACTTTTACCGTATCAGATACAGGCATAGGTATTGCTCCTAGCCATTTCAAGTTTCTGTTTGAACCGTTTAAACAGCTTGATAGCAGACTTAGCCGTCAGTACGAAGGCACAGGATTGGGTTTAGCTTTGACGCGTAAATTAGCCCGTTTGCACGGTGGCGATGTGACAGTAGAGTCAACTTTGGGAAAGGGGAGTAGGTTTACAATATTTTTGCCCAATCAACTTCATCAAGAAAGTGAGGAGACAGGGATGTTAACATCTGCGCACACCAATTGA
- a CDS encoding cobalamin-binding protein — protein sequence MTDGNLRIVSLIPSGTEILAVLGLTDAIVGRSHECDYPPEIQDRPICTQPRLNTEASSSKIHDEVSNLLQNALSIYEIKTDVLEKLQPTHIVTQDQCEVCAVSVLDVEKAVASLTHTAPEIISLKPNLLNEVWADIERVANVFQVDSIKVLENLEARVKIVAQKTQGLSQSEKLPTVACIEWIDPLMAAANWIPELVTLGGGKPLFSITGQPSPQLTWENLITGNPDIIVFMPCGFDLDRTRQEAELLTKNPEWQKLRANQTGRVYITDGNSYFNRPGPRLVESLEMLAEILHPEIFQYGYKGETWELL from the coding sequence ATGACCGATGGTAACTTGAGAATTGTCTCCCTAATTCCCAGTGGAACAGAAATTTTAGCTGTACTAGGATTGACTGATGCTATTGTTGGGCGATCGCATGAGTGCGACTATCCTCCAGAAATTCAAGATCGTCCAATTTGTACCCAACCCAGGCTAAATACGGAGGCATCTAGCAGCAAAATTCATGATGAAGTTAGCAATCTGCTTCAAAATGCTCTAAGTATCTACGAAATTAAAACAGACGTCTTAGAAAAATTACAGCCTACTCATATCGTCACTCAAGATCAGTGTGAAGTTTGTGCTGTTAGTGTTTTGGATGTAGAAAAAGCTGTAGCTTCACTCACTCACACCGCACCCGAAATTATTTCTTTAAAACCAAATCTTCTTAATGAGGTTTGGGCTGATATTGAAAGAGTAGCTAATGTATTCCAAGTAGACTCCATAAAAGTGCTAGAAAACTTGGAAGCTCGTGTGAAAATTGTCGCTCAGAAAACCCAAGGGCTTTCCCAATCAGAAAAGCTACCGACTGTCGCTTGTATTGAATGGATTGATCCTTTGATGGCAGCCGCCAACTGGATTCCTGAATTAGTTACTTTGGGAGGAGGAAAACCATTATTTAGCATAACAGGTCAGCCTTCTCCACAATTAACATGGGAAAATCTGATCACTGGTAATCCAGATATTATCGTATTCATGCCCTGTGGCTTTGATTTAGATCGCACTCGCCAAGAAGCTGAGTTGTTAACTAAAAATCCAGAATGGCAAAAACTCCGCGCCAACCAAACTGGTAGAGTCTACATTACTGATGGCAATTCCTACTTCAACCGCCCAGGGCCGCGGCTGGTAGAATCTTTAGAGATGTTAGCAGAAATTTTGCACCCAGAAATTTTTCAATATGGTTACAAGGGAGAAACCTGGGAACTACTCTAA
- a CDS encoding EamA family transporter encodes MIIVSWFTYALVSLFLYGCWGFFSKLATNYINPKSALIYDILGAIFVGLVFITVNNLEWRGDIRGVFYAVITGVTGTLATLFYLVAVSKGSSSIVLPLTSLYPAITVILAFFILKEPMTLRHGIGIILAIFAIILCAGD; translated from the coding sequence ATGATAATTGTGTCTTGGTTTACATATGCACTCGTATCACTGTTTTTGTATGGTTGCTGGGGATTCTTCAGTAAGTTGGCAACTAATTACATTAACCCCAAAAGTGCATTAATTTATGACATTCTTGGTGCAATTTTTGTTGGTTTAGTATTTATAACTGTGAACAATTTAGAGTGGCGAGGAGACATTCGCGGCGTTTTCTATGCAGTTATAACGGGTGTTACAGGAACATTAGCAACACTTTTCTACTTGGTTGCTGTGAGTAAAGGTTCCAGTTCTATTGTTTTACCTTTAACATCTTTATATCCTGCAATCACCGTTATTTTGGCGTTTTTTATCCTCAAAGAACCTATGACTTTACGGCATGGCATCGGTATTATACTTGCTATCTTCGCTATTATCCTGTGTGCGGGAGATTAG
- a CDS encoding trypsin-like peptidase domain-containing protein, with amino-acid sequence MRRNLGWVSKDDFAPRDARIPQNNSRTDEQLLDAYSQAVINVVEKVSPTVVNIDVRRWLTGSSRNYQPFAQEVRGNGSGFIFTQDGYILTNSHVVHDASKIQVTLSDGRSYDAEIIGDDPDTDIAVIRIYAPNLVAARLGDSQSLRVGQLAIAIGHPLGFQTTVTTGVISALGRSFKSHSGKLIENIIQTDAALNPGNSGGPLVTSHAEVIGINTAIVMAAQGICFAVPIHTAKMVIPVLMKYGQVRRGYIGIGGQNVQISRRIMLYHELAVDTGIFVMYVEPNSPAEKAGLQQGDVIVGFNGLALQNMEELQKLLTPERVGVRSQLTILRNNRKLVVSVVPEESPNRS; translated from the coding sequence ATGAGAAGAAATCTGGGATGGGTATCAAAAGATGATTTCGCTCCCAGGGATGCAAGAATACCCCAAAACAACTCAAGAACTGATGAACAACTGCTTGATGCTTATTCCCAAGCCGTTATCAATGTAGTGGAGAAAGTCAGCCCTACAGTTGTGAACATTGATGTGCGAAGATGGCTAACAGGAAGTAGCCGCAATTATCAACCCTTCGCTCAAGAAGTACGCGGTAATGGTTCTGGTTTTATCTTCACACAAGATGGTTATATCCTAACTAACAGTCATGTCGTCCATGATGCATCCAAAATTCAGGTAACTCTTTCTGATGGACGCAGTTACGACGCCGAAATCATCGGCGACGATCCGGATACTGATATAGCTGTAATTAGAATTTATGCGCCCAACTTGGTAGCAGCACGTTTGGGTGATTCGCAATCATTGCGAGTTGGGCAGTTAGCGATCGCGATCGGACATCCTTTAGGCTTCCAAACCACGGTGACAACAGGAGTAATCAGTGCCTTGGGGCGCTCTTTTAAATCCCATTCTGGTAAGCTAATTGAGAACATTATCCAAACCGATGCGGCATTGAATCCAGGTAACTCCGGTGGCCCTTTAGTAACTTCTCATGCAGAAGTTATCGGTATTAATACTGCAATAGTGATGGCAGCACAAGGTATCTGCTTTGCCGTACCGATTCACACTGCCAAGATGGTTATCCCTGTCTTGATGAAATACGGTCAAGTCCGGCGCGGTTACATTGGTATTGGTGGACAAAATGTGCAAATTTCTCGCCGCATCATGTTATACCATGAATTAGCTGTGGATACTGGAATTTTTGTGATGTACGTTGAGCCCAATAGCCCCGCCGAAAAAGCTGGTTTGCAACAAGGGGATGTGATTGTTGGTTTTAATGGTTTAGCCCTTCAAAATATGGAGGAATTACAGAAGCTATTAACGCCAGAACGTGTGGGAGTGCGATCGCAACTCACTATTTTGCGTAACAATCGCAAGCTTGTAGTAAGTGTTGTGCCAGAGGAATCACCAAATAGAAGCTAA
- a CDS encoding cysteine hydrolase, translating to MQTAFGLNIPTILEDVCHPQKMALLVYDMQVGIAQQLPDGAAFIQQVKNVVDAARTHQMRVFFSRHTTLPKQVAGVSQLKSAMALQQVTNVAEVQPNFLPDSTSHAIVPELSPLSSEVAFDKLTMSAFVGSYLDLALRDARIEAVAIIGAVLEFGIEPTVRHAADLGYVPVLIKDACYSFSEQSRKRSLENLQSIGLTTDVETFNKTLNKLHKA from the coding sequence ATGCAAACTGCCTTTGGACTTAATATTCCCACGATACTAGAGGATGTTTGCCATCCTCAGAAAATGGCGCTTCTGGTTTACGATATGCAGGTAGGTATCGCACAACAGTTGCCCGATGGTGCAGCGTTTATTCAACAGGTAAAGAACGTCGTTGATGCAGCCCGAACTCATCAAATGCGAGTTTTCTTCTCACGTCACACCACATTGCCCAAGCAAGTAGCAGGGGTTTCGCAACTGAAAAGCGCTATGGCATTGCAGCAAGTTACGAATGTTGCAGAGGTTCAGCCTAACTTCTTGCCCGATTCAACCTCTCATGCAATTGTTCCTGAATTATCACCGCTCTCATCGGAAGTTGCATTTGATAAACTCACCATGTCAGCCTTTGTTGGCTCATACCTCGATTTAGCTTTACGCGATGCCCGCATTGAAGCGGTTGCGATTATTGGTGCAGTGCTAGAGTTTGGTATCGAACCTACTGTGCGTCATGCGGCAGATCTTGGCTATGTTCCGGTACTAATCAAGGATGCGTGCTATTCTTTTTCTGAGCAGAGTCGGAAGCGATCACTAGAAAATCTTCAATCAATTGGTTTAACAACAGACGTTGAGACGTTTAATAAAACGCTAAATAAATTGCACAAAGCATAG